The following coding sequences lie in one Leptospira saintgironsiae genomic window:
- a CDS encoding OmpA family protein: MKPFFFRLTTFLLILFSLPIFSDAFYFPWEYNKLYNENATLRIELDSLRLRYRNETENAKKEKLSLDARIQNLEEQLAGEKSFREKDRELAAELIRALENQIALLKAKSGNKEKELIEENERQSKKYQDLISELKSELEKERLGCIRKMDELKREYESKIATLEARIKELEDNLSKLKNLNDDQKRELNRLAEQANELESKLSGEIAKGQIRVKRFHNRLVINIDDQISFDSGSAELKKQIFPALDKIKEILVKYPGNLIIVEGHTDNIPIRTKKFNDNWQLSTERALSVVRFLLESKNLDARNFSVAGYGEHQPIVSNDNPENRSLNRRVDIVLEPQSGKGH; this comes from the coding sequence ATGAAACCTTTTTTTTTCCGACTTACTACCTTTCTTCTAATCCTATTTTCTTTACCGATCTTTTCGGACGCATTTTATTTCCCTTGGGAATACAATAAACTCTATAATGAGAATGCAACTCTCAGAATTGAGTTAGATTCTCTCAGACTTCGTTACAGAAACGAGACTGAAAACGCTAAAAAAGAAAAACTCAGCTTGGATGCCAGGATCCAGAATCTCGAAGAACAGCTCGCAGGCGAAAAATCCTTCAGAGAAAAGGACAGAGAACTTGCCGCAGAACTGATCCGTGCCCTGGAAAACCAGATCGCGCTTCTAAAAGCAAAAAGCGGAAATAAAGAAAAAGAGCTGATCGAAGAAAATGAAAGGCAATCCAAAAAATACCAGGATCTGATCTCTGAATTAAAGTCTGAACTTGAAAAGGAAAGACTGGGTTGTATCCGCAAAATGGACGAACTCAAAAGAGAATATGAGTCCAAAATTGCGACTCTAGAAGCGAGGATCAAAGAATTAGAAGATAATCTTTCCAAGCTTAAAAATCTAAACGACGATCAAAAAAGAGAATTAAATCGTTTGGCTGAACAAGCAAACGAACTGGAATCTAAACTTTCGGGCGAGATCGCTAAAGGGCAGATCCGAGTAAAACGTTTTCATAATAGACTAGTCATCAATATAGATGATCAGATCTCTTTCGATTCTGGCTCCGCAGAGTTAAAAAAACAAATCTTTCCTGCCTTAGACAAGATCAAAGAGATTCTGGTAAAATACCCTGGCAACCTGATCATTGTAGAAGGTCATACGGATAATATTCCGATACGTACTAAAAAATTTAACGATAACTGGCAATTATCTACAGAGAGAGCTCTTTCAGTAGTTCGTTTCTTATTAGAGAGTAAAAATCTGGATGCGAGAAACTTTTCCGTAGCAGGTTACGGGGAACACCAGCCTATCGTCTCTAACGATAATCCTGAAAATCGTTCTTTGAACAGAAGAGTAGATATCGTTTTAGAACCACAAAGTGGTAAGGGTCACTAA
- the mgtE gene encoding magnesium transporter produces the protein MDETNSTKETSSLKANPQSGDWMDSFLEKVEQKDNKFLLSFTSSNHPADIAEVLEKLDIDEAFYVFKLCDSEQQSEILVEFDEDLQADLISRLNMKEISPIVENLEPDDVTNLISEIPKAKAEEILNSLDREDSSQIRKQLNFREYTAGRLMTTEFASAYETDTVRKAIIKLRRVAKETDDIYLLYVTDAENHLKGFIKLKDLFLAPLNQKASRLVKEEAFSIHYDTDQEEVARIFRKYDLVSAAVVDDLDRIIGRITVDDILDIVQEEASEDILRMGGVSEEERLNTSIWDSIRRRLTWLIINLGTAVVAASTVALFQDTIQSFVLLASLMPIVAGMGGNAGTQSITVVVRNIATGDLSQSNWTVGFRKESIIGLINGLTIGAITGLVVFFYTGKLALAIVIFFAMLANLIVAAIVGACIPMLLKVVGIDPAIASSIFVTTTTDVFGFFCFLGLATLFLQYLV, from the coding sequence ATGGACGAAACAAATAGCACTAAGGAAACTTCTTCCCTGAAGGCAAATCCACAATCTGGGGATTGGATGGATTCTTTCCTCGAAAAGGTAGAACAAAAGGACAATAAGTTCCTACTCAGTTTTACTTCTTCCAATCACCCAGCAGATATCGCCGAAGTCCTTGAAAAGCTGGATATTGACGAAGCATTCTACGTATTTAAACTCTGCGATTCTGAACAGCAGTCTGAAATTTTAGTCGAGTTCGATGAGGATTTACAGGCGGATCTGATCTCCCGTCTGAATATGAAGGAGATCTCTCCTATCGTTGAAAATCTGGAACCAGACGACGTTACAAACCTCATCTCAGAGATCCCGAAAGCAAAAGCAGAAGAAATTCTAAATTCCTTAGATCGGGAAGATTCTTCTCAGATCCGAAAACAGCTGAATTTTAGGGAATACACCGCAGGTCGTTTGATGACGACTGAATTTGCTTCCGCATACGAAACTGACACTGTCAGAAAAGCAATTATCAAATTGAGAAGGGTCGCGAAAGAGACGGATGATATCTACCTTCTCTATGTAACGGACGCTGAGAATCATCTAAAAGGATTTATAAAACTAAAGGACTTATTCTTAGCTCCACTCAACCAAAAAGCGAGTAGGCTTGTAAAGGAAGAAGCATTCTCCATTCATTACGATACGGACCAGGAAGAAGTGGCTCGTATATTTAGAAAATACGACTTAGTTTCGGCTGCAGTTGTAGATGATCTGGATAGGATCATCGGTAGGATCACAGTAGACGATATCTTGGATATCGTTCAAGAAGAAGCTTCCGAGGACATCTTAAGGATGGGGGGAGTTTCAGAAGAAGAAAGATTAAATACTTCTATTTGGGATTCTATTCGCAGGAGACTAACTTGGCTAATAATCAATCTAGGAACTGCAGTGGTGGCTGCTTCTACAGTTGCACTTTTCCAAGATACGATCCAGTCTTTTGTATTACTCGCGAGTCTTATGCCAATCGTAGCTGGAATGGGGGGAAATGCAGGAACCCAATCCATCACAGTGGTGGTCCGAAATATTGCCACAGGTGATTTGAGCCAATCAAATTGGACTGTAGGTTTTAGAAAAGAAAGTATAATCGGGCTTATCAATGGGCTCACGATCGGTGCGATCACAGGTCTCGTCGTATTTTTTTATACGGGAAAACTTGCACTTGCGATTGTTATCTTTTTTGCGATGCTTGCGAATCTAATTGTAGCAGCCATCGTAGGTGCTTGTATCCCTATGCTATTAAAAGTAGTTGGGATTGATCCTGCAATTGCGTCTTCCATATTTGTAACAACTACCACAGACGTGTTCGGCTTCTTCTGTTTCTTGGGGCTTGCCACACTGTTCTTGCAATATTTGGTATAG